The Fusarium fujikuroi IMI 58289 draft genome, chromosome FFUJ_chr01 sequence ggctgcttcttcttagTGCTGTCCTTTCCCCCTACACCTTGATTCATGCGCAACTCAGCCGTTCAATCAGATCATAATACCCCTCCAAAGCGAGGACATACCCAAGAGGAAAATGGATCAAGGCGAGCTGTTAATGAACCCAGCGCTGTGTTTTCTTGTGTGCTGTGGTGATTGTAAGTTGGCTTTGACCCATGCCTGTCAGGCTGGGCTAATGATGTGGGTGTAGCCAATATTTATTGAAATTTCATTGCGTTAGCACGATAGGTGAAAGAATTCATTGACTTTCTCCTCCACTTCAAGCTGTTCCGCCGCTTTCAAGATTGAAGTCGCCGAGCGAAGCTCGTCCAGACACGAAATTCTCGTATACAGAGCTGAGAGCCACTGAGTGCATATCGGTTCCGTAGTAGAAGAGAACTCTGCCGTCGTTGTGGAAACTGCCATCAGCCTGTTCAAAAAACCAGGTCAAGTTCTCATCCCTCTCACTAACAGCCCAAGCCAGAGCAGGGTAATCCTTCTTAATACCAGTAAAGATATTCTCCATCGTACCATTAAGCCAGCCAGACTTGGTAGTAAACAGACCCGCCAGTATAGCCGTACCTTGATTCTGAGGCATGACGATAGCCATGCAATGCATAGCATCATCATAGTAGGCAGTGAACTCCTTCTCTGCTAGTACACTGGCATACTGATCCACGATAGCCGCAATATCAAGACTGTCGGAGCTGCTGTTTGACGcagcctcgagcttcttgatatcattAAGTTCCTTGATCGAGGAAGTCTTTCGCGTGCGATTGCCCAGGCGGATGAGTGTACCAGCGCCAGAGTCAGTAAACAGTTCCTTCTGAAGGTTACCAGGGTGGATGATAGCCACGCTGGAGCTTCGGGGAAGATCGTTGAGAAGATCCTGTATTTCCCGGATTTTGAGACGGGTGCCGTAACGGCACCAGGGCTGAGCCATGAGGTaatcaaactcatcatcaaggttgaTCTGCGAGATCATCTTCCCCTCACCATTAAAAAGGCCTCCTTTTTCTGAGAGGTAGATCACCTTCAAGGGCTTCAGGGTACGAGCAAGTTCAGCAGCCGCAACGTCTGCATTAACATTTAAGAGGTGACCATCATCCCCTTCAGCCATTGAAGTCAGGATCGGTACATATCCTGCTGATATACTGCTCTCAATAGCTTCCTTCCGAACCTCAGTGATCTTGCCGACATACTGCCACTTTTCCTTATCAAGGTAAGATGCGACGAAAGCTCCCTGTATAGCTCGTGTTGCAACACCAAATG is a genomic window containing:
- a CDS encoding probable acetylglutamate kinase/N-acetyl-gamma-glutamyl-phosphate reductase precursor (ARG-6), translating into MLPAAAVALRTSVRPATSRGLPRVFAPALTSIRCLNRALSTTQALSAASSLNRDRAREIVAQTLSNIGSKRETAAYLKVFTLASQNFAVIKVGGAILQEHLDEFCASILLLYELGLYPVIVHGGGPQLNSLLEAEGVIPQFEDGIRVTDAKTLTIARTLFLEENLRLIKRLDSFGVATRAIQGAFVASYLDKEKWQYVGKITEVRKEAIESSISAGYVPILTSMAEGDDGHLLNVNADVAAAELARTLKPLKVIYLSEKGGLFNGEGKMISQINLDDEFDYLMAQPWCRYGTRLKIREIQDLLNDLPRSSSVAIIHPGNLQKELFTDSGAGTLIRLGNRTRKTSSIKELNDIKKLEAASNSSSDSLDIAAIVDQYASVLAEKEFTAYYDDAMHCMAIVMPQNQGTAILAGLFTTKSGWLNGTMENIFTGIKKDYPALAWAVSERDENLTWFFEQADGSFHNDGRVLFYYGTDMHSVALSSVYENFVSGRASLGDFNLESGGTA